The window AGCTCGAGGCCCATGCCGTCGTGGATCTCGTAGTCCTTGAGGGTGATGTGGTCCTTGTAGATGGTGTACCACTTCTGGATCCTAATCTTCTCAGCTCTGGTCCCGGTCTGAGCAGCCACCAGCTTCTTCAGGTCGCCGATGGTGTCATCCTCGTTGCACTTCACCCTCACCTTCTTCCCCAGCCGATCGTTCAGCACCACCTCGATCATCCTTCCTTTAAGTTCCCACGACCGCGAAGGAATCCCCCAAACTCCGACGACGCTCTTCCCCGCAACAAGGGAATCGATCAATCAAGGGGACTAATAGAACCGGCTGATGCGCCAAAACACGAGCGATCGACTCGTCAGAGATTCGTATGAGTATATACGCGCCAGAAACTAAAGGAGGAAAGGCTTCAGCTGCAAGTACTCTAGAAGATTCgatatatacatttaatatcattttccataattttacatttatatcCCTGTGCCTCTTAACATATTGGCcacaaaaaatctaaaaagtaaaatatttattgtccaaaaataaataaatcttgTTATGTATTTTCGGAGTCCAAAATAAATAcgtcttgttttgttttagagtaattttttttactttacttcaattatcttcaattcaacagcacaattaatatttttttttatttttattagtttttttattataaataccattcaatttaatttttaatactaaatttacTTACCTactcattacttttttcacaatttaataatataattattactttatttcaattattcatttttttcacttttttcataattaattattactttttttcaccttat of the Punica granatum isolate Tunisia-2019 chromosome 6, ASM765513v2, whole genome shotgun sequence genome contains:
- the LOC116211850 gene encoding ubiquitin-like protein 5, with the translated sequence MIEVVLNDRLGKKVRVKCNEDDTIGDLKKLVAAQTGTRAEKIRIQKWYTIYKDHITLKDYEIHDGMGLELYYN